A genomic segment from Salvia splendens isolate huo1 chromosome 13, SspV2, whole genome shotgun sequence encodes:
- the LOC121760995 gene encoding succinate--CoA ligase [ADP-forming] subunit beta, mitochondrial-like, with protein MVRGLLGKLAGRSLSVAGKWQQQQLRRLNIHEYQGAELMGKHGINVPKGVAVGSVDEVRKALREVFPNESEVVVKAQILAGGRGLGTFKNGFQGGVHIVKADKAEDVAGKMLGQMLVTKQSGPEGKIVSKVYLAQKLSLVNEMYFAITLDRITAGPIIISCKKGGTSIEDLAEKHPELIVKVPINVFTGITDEDAAKVVDGLSPTVADRNASIEQVKKLYELFCKCDCTLLEVNPIAETSDNLLVAADAKLNFDDNAAYRRKEIFALRDPTQEDPREVAAAKADLNYIGLDGEIGCMVNGAGLAMATMDIIKLHGGTPANFLDVGGNASENQVVEAFKILTSDDKVKAILVNIFGGIMKCDVIASGIVNAAKQVQLKVPVVVRLEGTNVDQGKRILKESGMTLITAEDLDDAAEKAVKASAK; from the exons ATGGTGAGAGGATTGCTCGGGAAACTAGCTGGCCGCTCCCTATCCGTCGCCGGAAAATGGCAGCAGCAACAGCTGCGCCGCCTCAACATACACGAGTATCAG GGAGCTGAGCTGATGGGAAAGCATGGCATCAATGTTCCAAAAGGTGTGGCTGTTGGATCAGTTGATGAAGTCAGGAAGGCACTGCGGGAAGTATTTCCTAATGAAAGCGAG GTGGTCGTGAAGGCTCAAATCCTTGCTGGTGGCCGAGGACTTGGAACGTTTAAAAATGGATTTCAAGGGGGAGTGCATATAGTAAAGGCTGACAAGGCTGAGGATGTAGCTG GTAAAATGCTTGGACAGATGCTTGTCACCAAGCAATCCGGACCTGAAGGAAAAATTGTCAGCAAG GTGTATTTGGCTCAGAAGTTATCCCTCGTCAACGAGATGTACTTTGCCATAACTCTTGATCGTATAACTGCTGGTCCA ATTATTATTTCCTGTAAAAAAGGAGGAACCAGTATCGAAGATCTTGCAGAAAAACATCCAGAACTAATTGTAAAG GTACCTATTAATGTTTTCACAGGAATCACAGATGAGGATGCTGCAAAGGTAGTGGATGGTTTATCCCCAACTGTGGCTGATCGAAATGCTTCAATTGAACAAGTGAAAAAGCTGTATGAACTTTTTTGCAAGTGTGACTGCACCTTATTAGAG GTCAACCCTATTGCTGAGACTTCCGATAACCTGTTAGTAGCTGCTGatgcaaaattaaattttgatgaTAATGCTGCTTATCGTCGGAAAGAGATATTTGCTCTTCGAGATCCAACTCAAGAAGATCCTCGTGAG GTTGCTGCAGCTAAAGCTGATTTGAATTACATTGGTTTAGATGGAGAAATCGGTTGCATGGTGAATGGTGCTGGTTTGGCCATGGCCACAATGGATATTATTAAACTGCATGGAGGAACACCTGCTAATTTTCTTGATGTTGGGGGAAATGCTTCAGAAAACCAG GTTGTGGAAGCTTTTAAAATTTTGACCTCAGATGACAAAGTGAAGGCAATTCTTGTGAATATTTTTGGAGGAATTATGAAGTGTGACGTAATAGCCAGTGGAATTGTGAATGCTGCGAAACAG GTTCAACTGAAGGTACCTGTTGTTGTTCGTCTTGAAGGCACAAATGTGGACCAAGGAAAGAGAATTTTGAAG GAAAGTGGAATGACTTTGATTACTGCTGAAGATTTAGATGATGCAGCTGAGAAAGCAGTGAAAGCTTCAGCAAAGTGA